ccatgctaggtaaagctccgccttatctcagttcactggttacgatggcaacacccatccgtagcacgcgctccagcaggtgtatctcactgatcatccctaaagccaacacctcatttggccgcctttcgttccagttctctgctgcctgtgattggaacgaattgcaaaaatcgctgaagttggagacttttatctccctcaccaacttcaaacatctgctatctgagcagctaaccgatcgctgcagctgtacatagtctattggtaaatagcccacccattttcacctacctcatccccatactgtttttatttatttatttttctgctcttttgcacaccaatatctctacctttacataaccatctgatcatttatcactccagtgttaatctgcataattgtaattatttgcctaccttctcatgccttttgcacacaatgtatatatagactccccttttttctactgtgttattgacttgttaattgtttactccatgtgtaactctgtgttgtctgttcacactgctatgccttatcttggccaggtcgcagttgcaaatgagaacttgttctcaactagcctacctggttaaataaaggtgaaataaaaaaaaaaaaaaaattcaatatGCAAATTAGACTTGGCTTTTGTTTGACAGTTATATCTCCCATTGGCCCCACTATCCTTTTGCTGTCAAAAGTAAATCCCCAATTATTTTTCAGTAATACATGTCTACTCAAATACATAGCACACTGTAGTTTTGTCTTGAGAGAAAGGGTTGCATATCTCTTTCTCCCCGCCCAGTTTAAGATCACACCCACCTGGCATGATAACCAACAAAAACTAGAGATTGTCACAGACAGAGGGAATGGGGATGTGACAACTTGTTTTCTAACAGGTTACAATTTCACCTGCATACTTCAATAGACAAACATAAACGGGGAAAGGAGATAACGCACGATGAGAGATGATTATGAAGACTCTGTGACGAGGTAAACTCAGGTCATGAATTCAATTGTGGAATTAATGGGAATGTTCTAGTCTGTGCCATGTATTTAACACTGTAATTTCGAAGGCTTTGGGTGTTGGGAAAATGAATATGCATGAAAGTTAGAAATAGCCTATCATTTCTAATTAAACCATGGGTGGGATGAGTTTCATAGTTTCCATGATGATAGGCTAACCTGAGAGTTTTGTGTTATAATGAATAGCCTATATAACTAGCATAAATCAACCCTAAATTATTTTTTTCTTTGCAGAGAGATGTCGGACCACAAGAAGGGATTATTTGAGCGCATGCCATATGTCAGACCCATAGCGCTCGGCCTCTCCATGGATCACCAGATAGCGCATTACAAGGGCACGCGTGGACTGCCCTTTCCTCTGGACACAACAACCTACCTGGATCCTGTGTACGGTCAGAGATTCGCAGGGAGTCTCTCGTATTTCCCATTCCACAGGCACATCGGTGTCTATGACTATTCATTCGAACCAGCGTTCATTCGGAAAAGGAACGAAAGGGAACGGCAGCGGGTGCGCTGCGTAAACGAGGGTTACGCACGGCTCCGGGAGCATCTTCCCCAAGAGTTCGAGGACAAAAGACTCAGCAAAGTGGAGACACTTCGTGCTGCAATATACTACATTAAACACTTGCAGAGTCTGTTAGATGTCAACGTGTCCAGTGGTGGTGGGATAGTTGAAATGTCAGCTGGAGAGATGCGCAGCCGTGCGCCCGTGTCAAAGATGACAGAATGCTACAGCGACGGCGAGTCAAAGAACAGCGACAGTGGAGAGTTGAGTTTCTAGAACTGTGTAAAAACGAATAAATTGTATTTCATTTCACTTTATTGCATCCTTGTTGAGGTTTGTTCCAGAAAAATGACGTGAAAGTTATATCCATGAGCTGTGTACTCTCTCATTAATTTCAATGAACATGTTGATCACTTGATTTTGACAAAAAGCCACAAGACAGTGCATTTTGACAACGAACACCGTGGACTCTGTAAAGCCTGCTATCAGATGCTAAATCAGGTTAAAAGTTGCACTGTTTCTCTCACGGAGATAGTGCATCCCAGGCCAGCCCCAGGGACGAGGGTATTGTTGTTTGCCTTTGTAAACCAGTGTGAGGCACCTTAACCCAAATATATTTTGCATAGGTACAGTACGTGGTTTGCAATGCATTGAACATATACAGTGTCATCTCATCACTCCCAGGTCAAAAACAGGTCACTAGAGATATAATTGTGTGGGTCTACATTCCTTTTGACACGTTCCGCTGTGTCAGTGTCTCAGTGAAAGGATGATTGGAGAGAAGAAAAATCTCCAGACTTTTTTTGGTTGAGAGAATTAATCAAGTTTAATCCTTAACTATTTGACACTGATGTGATGGACTGAAAGCAAGTGGATTTGAGTCATCCATCCTTTCAGAATTTGAACTCAGTCCAGGGGAGAGTAGGCCCGAACATCAATGCCTTGAGGACAGGAGAGCCTGGAGTGACGTATCCATTGGAAGTGTGTATCTCATGTCTGTTTACACTCTACACTCTGACTAATAGGTTAACATCTATCACACTTTATCATGTGTGGATGATTGACACTTTTTCATTAATTCTGAGCATAATCTTTGGCAGTGATGAAAGGTGACACTTATTTTCCTTGTATGGCGCCCTTTTGGGACACCATATCACAACAAGTATTAAAATAGGACGTACAGTATTTTCAGTATCATTTTGTTAATAAAATGGACACCATTATCCAGTTGTCACAAACAAACACATCCATTATCTGATATTGCCAGGCAGCcaagaaaataaaatacacaggACTTTGTTGATGCAAACACAACACTACTGTTTTACTGTAACACATCTTGGAGATAAACACATCTTGGAGATGATATCAATTAATTTTGACCCCCTGTGAAGTATATTTGGACTTCCTGAGAACTTCAAAGCTAGTGACCATCTGAGGGTGCCATCTGAGGGTGCCATCTGAGGGTGTGTAGGAAGTTCTCCATCCTAATAGTCTGTGGAATGCATTAAAAACCCTCAGCACCTGAGAGAAAGCCATCCAGCTATGTATCTGTTTACATTTCACACCTCTACAGACCTGCAGGGAAGTAGGTGCACGTATATCCTAATTCTTCTTAAGAGGAAAGCCATAGATTAAAATCAATACTTCTCAAGGAAAACCACAGAATAAGAAAACAAATCCCAACAGGTACAGGATAGATTAAGTGGGAGACCAGCAGAGTTGATAGTCAATGAACCATGCTGGCAAGGAAGAATGATTGTCAGTGTCATAGAAGCGTGACATCCTCAATAAAAGGTTGTTTGGCTCTGCAGTGTGAATTAGAACCAATAATTAGCAGAGTGCTGGTACCCAGGGCCTTGCTGGCTCAGTGGCAGCCTGTCGAGAGGGAACAGGAGCTACTCATATGAAAGCACGTTCCGTAACGGATGTTTTCTTTTTCCCACAGAGATTTTAATCACAGTCAAACACATTCCTTGGTTGCTCAGAGACGTGCAATTAATTGTTTTCTTGTCGTTACAAAAGGTTTGGATGTGGTTGTATTCCAATGCAAAGCAGATTCTATCAGTATTGTTTGGCCAAAGAAATGTACACCTTTGGTGCAACATACTGTATTTGATGTGTTGGTGTGACAATTCAGCAGCATTCAACTTTCCTTGGCCTAGCTGACTGAGCAAAGCCTCCTCTCTCAGTCCAATAGGTGCTTTTCAAATGTGAGTTTCAGGCGGTCGGAGTAATCTGAAAGCTTTGGCCAACGATAGCACATACCTTGGTAAACGTGCAGTGCGTGGGTATGTCCGTCCCGGTGCCatgcttctctcgctctctttgcgGGAGAACTATAAATCTTTAGTGGGATATGTATAATTCCAAACACAGACAAACAACTGTAACATGACTTCTCTGGGCCCAAAAAAATGAGCAGAGACACTGGGCCGGTATCGGTGCAGGATAAACACTCTCTGGGGGACAATGACACCGCCATTCTCTCTATTTGATGAAGATCACCCACAACAAGATTATTGGTCCACATCTAGGAGTAGGAAGAAAACATAAGGAAGTACTAAAATGTTAGATAAATAAGGCTGCTGCCAAATAGTAGACTGCACTAGTATTCCCAAAGCAACATTCCCAAAGCTCCTGTTCATGATAGCCCATAAAAGCCAGAAGGGGAATGATATTTAGTCTGTTAGTGTTTGTGCAAATAGATGGACTGCAGGGCATGGCTGCCTAAGTGTGTTTATCcccatgaggtgtgtgtgtgtgtgtgtgtgtgtgtgtgtgtgtgtgtgtgtgtgtgtgtgtgtgtgtgtgtgtgtgtgtgagccagacATGTGTCAGTGATAGAGAGGCTAGATAAGTCTTATCAGCTGAGGCAACATCAGTGCGGGACCACCAGCGGAGGAGCGGTAACGTGTATCGACAGAAACCTCACAGGCTTGTGGCGGAAATGTGAACTGTGATGaacggagacagagaggagggagggtacAGGGTGCTGGCTGGGTACTGGCTACTGGCTACTGCTCAGAGACAAATCTGGTGTATCAGATCGCAGTTAGTGTATCAGATTGCAGTGTTCTTGGAGATACAGATGGCCTTTTCAATCTCATTTTGTTTTTAATCATATAACTGGACAATCATTCAAATATTATAGTTTGTCTCTCTGCTTGTTTTGATTGTAGATTTTGAACTGCAGCATATGCATAGCTGAGGGTCTACTGCCCCCTTCTGGGGATATTTGGTTTTGCTCCGTGTTTCATAGGTGGTACATGTCCAATAGACAGACCTACATAATTAGGCTAAGACCACTTGGCATTTGCATATCAGTTTGGAAGGTGAGGACCCGAGCCTGAGGGGATGATCCTACATGTCAGTCTGGTTATTCAGCAAACCATTCCACAGGACTGAACAAGACAAAGAGACAATAACACACTCATAGTctttgtacatacagtatattgaatgattaTTTTTCAAACATATTTACAGTGGTGAGAGACAATGAAATCATGACATTGAAGAACTTTAGTCGAAGAGTTATGAGGCAGTGCTTAGTCACGTGTGTGTCCATGTGCGATAGCAGTGAAATGGGCTTGATAGCAGTGTACAAACAACTCAGTCAGGATGGCCACTACACTTCTACACCCAGACGCAGACTCAGCTCTTGCAAAAGgctgtctctctcccgctccaacAGGGAGATTTTAACATTCTTCTCACTCACCTCCTgccaaaataaaaacatttgaaaaatggCCTCCTCCACCTACCAACCAACATGAATCAAAAGAACTGAAGGAGGATGCTTTAGTGGTAGGCTGTGAAATAAACAAGCCAGCACACCCGTTAGCTCTCCAAGACCAGGGTTGGAGATCAAGGATAAAGATACTGAAGGGGTTCTCTCTCACCTGTACCAGCACCGTGTTCTGCCACCGTAGCTCACTGTCTGATACTTCCACCCCGTTCCTCTTTGGAGAGGAGGGACAGCTGATTACGTTGGGCATACTCATCAGACTACCCAGAGATCCATTCATCCTCTGGATCTGAGACCTCAGGAGGCACGATGACGCCCCCTGTACAGAGTGTTGAGAGGTGAGATGTTTAATATCAACAGGATGGTTTAACGACGTTTGCACGCTTGTAAAGTCATAGACATAGCTCAGCTTGCCAAGGCATACAATTCCTAGATCAaagtctagttagactactcatttTTACTGTTGGTGCCAACATGGAGAACAATTTTGCCAAGTTctgtatctacagtgccttgcgaaagtattcggcccccttgaactttgcgaccttttgccacatttcaggcttcaaacataaagatataaaactgtatttttttgtgaagaatcaacaacaagtgggacacaatcatgaagtggaacgacatttattggatatttcaaacttttttaacaaatcaaaagctgaaaaattgggcgtgcaaaattattcagcccccttaagttaatactttgtagcgtcaccttttgctgcgattacagctgtaagtcgcttggggtatgtctctgtcagttttgcacatcgagatactgacattttttcccattcctccttgcaaaacagctcgagctcagtgaggttggatggagagcatttgtgaacagcagttttcagttctttccacagattctcgattggattcaggtctggactttgacttggccattctaacacctggatatgtttatttttgaaccattccattgtagattttgctttatgttttggatcattgtcttgttggaagacaaatcttcgtcccagtctcaggtcttttgcagactccatcaggttttcttccagaatggtcctgtatttggctccatccatcttcccatcaattttaaccatcttccctgtccctgctgaagaaaagcaggcccaaaccatgatgctgccaccaccatgtttgacagtggggatggtgtgttcagctgtgttgcttttacgccaaacataacgttttgcattgttgccaaaaagttaaatatatacgactgattgttgatTGTTGTGGACtctgtcctatggacagtctcccacctcagctgtagatctctgcagttcatccagagtgatcatgggcctcttggctgcatctctgatcagtcttctccttgtatgagctgaaagtttagagggacggccaggtcttggtagatttgcagtggtctgatactccttccatttcaatattatcgcttgcacagtgctccttgggatgtttaaagcttgggaaatctttttgtatccaaatccggctttaaacttcttcacaacagtatctcggacctgcctggtgtgttccttgttcttcatgatgctctctgcgcttttgacggacttCTGAGaccatcacagtgcaggtgcatttatacggagacttgattacacacaggtggattgtatttatcatcattagtcatttaggtcaacattggatcattcagagatcctcactgaacttctggagagagtttgctgcactgaaagtaaaggggctgaataattttgcacacccaatttttcagtttttgatttgttaaaaaagtttgaaatatccaataaatgtcgttccacttcatgattgtgtcccacttgttgttgattcttcacaaaaacatacagttttatatctttatgtttgaagcttgaaatgtggcaaaaggtcgcaaagttcaagggggccgaatactttcgcaaggcactgtatgtctatcTGTGTAAAACAGTCTCCATCTCGCTGTAGTAACTCACCGCTCCTccccacacctctcctccccactcctttGCCCTAGCCCCAGCCCTGGTGCACACGTTAGCCTGCCTGGCTCTGTTGTCCTCCAGTATGCGTCGGTACCAGGGCCGGGCTTGCTCCAGAACCTGCAGCCCGGCCCACAGGGAGTCCTTCTCCCTTTCCAAGTCCTTCAGCCTCTTTATCTGAGAGAACAAGAAGTGAAATTTAGGCAGCATTCAAATTCAATTTTCCATTTAGGAGATTTTGTGTTGGAAAGGGAAGTTGGTGCGGCTACAAGTATGTTCTGTTGGACATGGAAATAGAGTGTAGATGAGTAGCCTACTACTGTGCGACTGTAATACTATTTTAGGCTTTTGCCAGGAAGCTGTGAGAAGCTGGACTAAACATGTGGAAATTTGTCATCGGGGTGGCTGTTGCTGTGGAGTCATGCTGCTCTGCCGTAGAAGACAAAACATGGACCTGTATCCATGAAACTAGAACTACCTCATAGAAACAAGGAGTGAATAGAGTCATTTTAAGCAATGGCAAAATGTAATTATGTAGGCTTCTGTGTGCAAAAGAAGCTTCAGATGGAAGCTGGGGGCTAATATGTTGTCACCCAATACAAACTCGATACAATAGCTTGTGTTTACAACGTTTGGAAGTGATTATCTCATTGTAACTCCCTCTCTCGTTTCATGTTGAACAGACACTGAATATCTATAATCACAACTGCAGTTCCCTACATAATCTTATGTAAAATAAGGCCATGTGAAATGCACACAACGCCATTCCTGTCTCGATACACTCACTTTGGTAATATGCAGAATGTACTGTACCGTACAATTGCTAAGTCAGTCAGTTAGACAGAGACACGTTGTGCACGTCtgtcgcacgcacacacacacacacacacacacacacacacacacacacacacacacacacacacacacacacacacacacacacacacacacacacacacacacacacacacacacacacacacacacacacacacacacacacacacacacacacacacacacacacacacacacacacacacacacacacacacacagatctaacCCACACACAGATCTAACCCACACACAGATCTAACCCACACACAGGTCTCACCCATAGGTAGAAGCGTAGGGCGTCAAGGCTATAGAGGCTGCTCCGGAGAGGGACGATAACCGAGGTGTAGGACCCAGGGACCGGGCACTGCGGGCAGGCCATGGGAGAGCCCTGCCTCTGCCAGCCCAACACAGCCCTCGTGCCCTACACTGCCCTACACACAGCCCTAGACTGTTCTACGCGGTCATATGCTGTCCTACTCAATCCTACACAGCTCTACTCCTCCCTTAACAGCAGCACAGCCAGCTAGGGAACACAGCAGGCTTCGTCTGAACAGGACAGGAacaaatagagagggagagaatccgagagagagatggtgtgaacAGGAGTGGAAAGAGGCATGGGTAGTGAACTCCACAGTGCCCTGGGGAAAGGTAATGGAAAATTCCATGTGTCATTGTCATGACTGGCTTATTGACAGATCCAGTAGAGGGGACTGAACAAGGCAATGGAAAAAAAGACAGCAGcgacagaaaacagaaaacaggAATTGGAAAAGTGAGGCTGACGTATTttttgactggggggggggggggggggggggacacaggcATGGAGACAGCAGCCTCTGTTCCCCTGTTCTACACACTACATCAAAAACATTCCCTATTGAAACAGAGGAGTGCAGACTGAACGGGTGTATCCCTGGTTTCAGGCAAACAGTTTCAGGTCCGTTCTGTTCCAACATGTTATGGAATGTGACTTCAACTGAGCATAGAGATCATGCAATGCAAAGTACCATAAAGGAGTGTACAGGTGTGTACAGTACGCTTAGGTCATTGCCTGCTGTCAAACGAGACTGACAACAAGCCTCAGGCTTACATGACTCTACACTCCTAGACAAAAAGGGTGACAAAGGGGCTCTGGCTGTCCCTATAGGATGACCTTTCTTGGTTCCgtgtagaaccattttgggtttcatgtagaaccctctgtggaaagggttctacatggaacccaaaatggttctacttggaacctaaagggttcttcaaagggttctcctatacgaacagccaaagaacccttttatgtTCTAGATAGCAGtttctttctaagagtgtacaccaTTATACTAGTGTAACTGGTTATGCTTTTAATGTGTCAATTTGTTTTTGAGAGTCTGGTAAGCCTGGTTGAAATGGCAAATTGACACGGCACGCAACACTCTGTCACTGACATAGAGAAGAAAACCAATGATTACCTTGGGGATTTGCTGCAGAtgcccatggcaaaatgtaaCCCTGGTCAAAATGTAACCCTGGTCAAAATGTGACCATAGCACAGAGAGCAGTTTGGCCCCATTACATTTTTTCAAGGGTCAAGACAATGTAGCCTACTGTAAAATCATGCGCCGAATTCaacaatacaacaccttacagtgaaatgcttacttacaagcccttaaccaacaatgcagttttaagaacatcgctaaaaaagtaagagataagaataacaaataattaaagagcagcagtaaataacaatagcggggctatatacagccctcacagtctgcgtcctataacggcaaagtgcagacctgggtgcgctcgcaacgttggacaaaagcctgagtggactcggcgaactgagatgagaacagcggaggctggtacccgaggctactctgaaaaggagatagcccggtcgcagacgaaggaagcgagttgtgggcgtattctgcccaggggagctgttctgaccaagacgcagggttgcgaaaagaaagactgcgtaagatgcgaccaatagtctgattgg
Above is a genomic segment from Oncorhynchus clarkii lewisi isolate Uvic-CL-2024 chromosome 33, UVic_Ocla_1.0, whole genome shotgun sequence containing:
- the LOC139393166 gene encoding suppressor APC domain-containing protein 1-like, which produces MACPQCPVPGSYTSVIVPLRSSLYSLDALRFYLWIKRLKDLEREKDSLWAGLQVLEQARPWYRRILEDNRARQANVCTRAGARAKEWGGEGASSCLLRSQIQRMNGSLGSLMSMPNVISCPSSPKRNGVEVSDSELRWQNTVLVQEVSEKNVKISLLERERDSLLQELSLRLGVEV
- the LOC139392564 gene encoding achaete-scute homolog 1b-like produces the protein MRDDYEDSVTREMSDHKKGLFERMPYVRPIALGLSMDHQIAHYKGTRGLPFPLDTTTYLDPVYGQRFAGSLSYFPFHRHIGVYDYSFEPAFIRKRNERERQRVRCVNEGYARLREHLPQEFEDKRLSKVETLRAAIYYIKHLQSLLDVNVSSGGGIVEMSAGEMRSRAPVSKMTECYSDGESKNSDSGELSF